In the genome of Quercus robur chromosome 3, dhQueRobu3.1, whole genome shotgun sequence, one region contains:
- the LOC126718794 gene encoding glutathione S-transferase U10-like, whose protein sequence is MEEKKGEVVLFGTWASTFCPRVELALKLKGISYDNVEEDLTNKSELFLSLNPVHKKVPVLVHNGKSIAESLIILEYIEECWNTTPKLLPEDPYQRAKVRFWANYYDQKIVPSFYIIFGSKDKEREKAIEDLSQLLKVFEEGIEKDFPGQSPFFNGEILGYLGIVIGSHACNYQAFDEAIGVVLISEKNPEFLSWVNALKNCPLMGETLPPHDKLVARLSARLKST, encoded by the exons ATGGAGGAGAAGAAAGGTGAAGTTGTCCTGTTTGGAACATGGGCCAGCACATTCTGCCCTAGAGTTGAGCTAGCCCTCAAACTAAAAGGCATATCCTATGACAATGTGGAGGAAGATTTGACAAACAAAAGTGAGTTGTTCCTTAGCCTCAATCCAGTACATAAGAAAGTACCTGTGCTTGTTCACAATGGGAAATCCATTGCTGAGTCACTCATTATCCTTGAATACATAGAAGAGTGCTGGAATACCACCCCAAAACTATTGCCTGAGGATCCTTACCAAAGGGCAAAAGTCCGCTTTTGGGCCAACTATTATGATCAAAAG ATTGTGCCAAGCTTCTACATCATCTTCGGGTCCAAAgacaaggagagagagaaagccaTTGAAGACTTGAGCCAATTGCTTAAGGTGTTTGAAGAAGGTATTGAAAAAGATTTTCCAGGGCAGTCTCCATTCTTCAATGGCGAGATCCTAGGGTATCTTGGTATCGTTATTGGCTCACATGCATGCAACTACCAAGCTTTTGATGAGGCCATTGGTGTGGTACTCATATCAGAAAAGAATCCAGAGTTTCTCTCATGGGTCAATGCTCTGAAGAACTGCCCTCTGATGGGGGAGACACTACCACCTCACGACAAATTGGTTGCCAGGTTGAGTGCTAGACTTAAGTCTACTTAA
- the LOC126719911 gene encoding uncharacterized protein LOC126719911, translated as MAIILRFVDKEGFIRERFFHVVHVRDTTALTLKNEICAILSHYNLHIENIRGQGYDGASKMRGEWNGLQTLFLKDCPYAYYVYCMAHRLQLALVTASREVKDVHQFFDHLVNIINIVVGSSKRNDELQHAQAEQVENMIASNEIETRKGANQIDALQRAGDTRWGSHFQSICNLIKMFDVACKVINTIFEEGTNYKQHDDAEGAYQKYYPQDFIEQEQELLESQLQHYELDVIKHLDFHNMSTISELSTTERAFSAMKLLKTRLRNRMEDELLADNMIVYIEKEIAENFTVEMIMDEFYSMKNRRQA; from the exons ATGGCCATCATTTTGAGGTTTGTTGATAAAGAAGGTTTCATTAGGGAGCGTTTCTTTCATGTTGTGCATGTTAGAGACACTACTGCATTAACTTTAAAGAATGAGATATGTGCTATCCTTTCTCATTACAACCTCCACATTGAAAATATTCGAGGTCAAGGATATGATGGGGCTAGTAAAATGCGTGGTGAATGGAATGGATTACAAActctttttcttaaagattGCCCATATGCTTATTATGTATATTGCATGGCTCATAGGTTGCAATTAGCTTTAGTTACAGCATCTAGAGAAGTAAAAGATGTTCATCAATTCTTTGATCATTTGGTTAATATTATCAATATTGTTGTTGGTTCTAGTAAGCGTAATGATGAATTGCAACATGCTCAAGCAGAACAAGTTGAGAATATGATTGCTTCTAATGAAATTGAGACTAGAAAAGGTGCAAACCAAATTGATGCTTTGCAACGAGCTGGAGATACTAGGTGGGGATCtcattttcaatctatttgtaatttgattaaaatgttTGATGTTGCTTGCAAAGTTATCAACACTATCTTTGAGGAAGGGACTAACTATAAACAACACGATGATGCCGAGGGAGCTTATCAG AAATATTATCCTCAAGATTTCattgaacaagaacaagaacttTTGGAATCTCAATTGCAACATTATGAGCTTGATGTGATAAAACATCTAGATTTTCATAATATGAGTACAATTTCCGAGCTAT CAACTACAGAACGAGCTTTCTCAGCTATGAAGTTGTTAAAAACAAGACTTCGCAATAGAATGGAGGATGAGCTTCTGGCAGATAATATGATAGTTTATATAGAGAAGGAAATTGCTGAGAATTTCACTGtagagatgataatggatgaATTTTATTCTATGAAAAATCGTCGTCAGGCATGA
- the LOC126718783 gene encoding uncharacterized protein LOC126718783 gives MDDAKRRALIKSQAVKKRESGEEVPKVSASVPKRKLTTKSDRPFKQPKVSLEPVVGLMAEGNKAVTPAKQGKGKGLMTVPDGKQERPPSLLRDDSQYALEKLSSIITAEDYEDLGNHSTEAMGETGLFAVAQSLVMMKGLLDRCLNRESTLDRVRAKAQQTEEELGQLHKWRSKMEKKLELSEQARKELEEKTATSLTAIENKEAEIKQLKEELRQAKVAAVEEYRCSESCLSELSDSFLQGFDDSLRQVKKAYPELDLTMVKLEDQAQTSALPVTSENTEDLFGDGAAQGDGESAPSKDVPVADPKEV, from the exons atggatgACGCAAAGAGGAGAGCTTTGATCAAGTCCCAGgccgtcaagaagagggaatccggcgaggaGGTTCCTAAGGTGTCAGCTTCAGTCCCTAAGAGGAAACTGACGACAAAATCCGACCGTCCatttaagcaaccaaaggtctctcttgaacctgtggttggCTTAATGGCCGAGGGTAACAAGGCCGTCACCCCAGCAAAGCAGGGGAAGGGTAAGGGATTGATGACGGTCCCAGacggtaagcaagagagacctccttcccttctccgtGATGACTCCCagtatgcattggagaagctgtcgtccatcatcacggcagaagactatgaagacctgggaaaccattcgacggaggccatgggggagacgggcctcttcgccgtcgctcag tccttggtcatgatgaagggactacttgaccggtgtctcaaccgtgagagtaccttggaccgggtgcgcgcgaaggcgcagcagacggaggaagagctcggacaacttcataaatggaggtccaagatggagaagaagctggagctttctgagcAGGCGAGGAAGGAActggaggagaagacggccACTTCGCTGACGGCCATAGAGAATAAAGAGGCTGAGATCAAACAGCTCAAAGAAGAGCTCCGTCAGGCGAAAGTGGCAGCCGTCGAGGAGTATCGATGCTCGGAGTCCTGCTTGAGCGAGCTGTCGGACtccttccttcaaggcttcgatgattctctccgtcaagtcaagaaggcttatccagagctggatttgacaatggtcaaacttgaggaccaagcccagacttctgccctccccgtcacctccgaaaatacggaggacctttTTGGCGACGGTGCTGCTCAAGGAGACGGAGAGTCCGccccgtcgaaggatgtcccAGTTGCTGACCCAAAGGAAGTTTAA
- the LOC126718779 gene encoding LEAF RUST 10 DISEASE-RESISTANCE LOCUS RECEPTOR-LIKE PROTEIN KINASE-like 2.5 isoform X1, protein MRQINFMPSFFSHCYHIIIIFFSLVPKKSLGAVDPYFQACSVPKTCGDGQAIRFPFYIQDKQNYSCGYPGFNLSCNNNGHPTILISNINYTIHEIFYQNETVRVSNSAFSNPNSSCIPSINSISLPGSRFDLAPNQTNLFLFYNCNSSVHESWPSEFYPSCYGENDAVLVLSGQDPKLISNVSMECKYSVLAPVEAYGGGIAESLRNGFVLKWKASNCSICEDSGGNCGFDDIMYHFKCFCPDRPYAWSCTNTTRLEYLPGNNKRVLVIALVTSFAGIGVLVVIICYFCGKFSSKKIIYFWKKKTLTYQSVEAFLRKNEPLAIRRYSYSDIKKMTNSFKDKLGQGGYGGVYKGKLQDGCFVAVKVLKESKGNGEEFLNEVASISRTSHVNIVTLMGFCYEESKRALIYEFMPNGSLEKFIYKENPSNADRQLGWETLYKITVGIARGLEYLHRGCNTRILHFDIKPHNILLDENFCPKISDFGLAKICPREESVISMLGARGTAGYIAPEVICRNFGGVSHKSDVYSYGMMVLEMVGGRKNIDVSVDRVSEIYFPHWIYKRIELDEELGLQGLISKEDEEIAKKMIIVSLWCIQTDPSSRPSISKVVDMLEGSLDSLQISPKPFLSSPPRTTVDSSTATMSL, encoded by the exons ATGCGTCAAATAAACTTCATGCCCTCTTTCTTCTCTCATTGTTACCATATCATTATAATCTTCTTTTCCCTTGTACCAAAAAAATCCTTAGGTGCTGTGGACCCATACTTCCAAGCCTGCAGTGTGCCCAAAACCTGTGGTGATGGGCAAGCCATAAGATTCCCATTCTACATCCAAGACAAGCAAAACTACTCTTGTGGCTACCCTGGATTCAACCTCTCTTGCAACAATAATGGCCATCCAACTATCCTCATATCCAATATCAATTACACCATCCATGAAATTTTCTACCAAAACGAGACGGTTAGAGTCTCAAACTCTGCCTTCTCCAATCCAAACTCCAGTTGTATACCTTCTATAAACAGCATATCCCTTCCGGGTAGCCGGTTCGATCTAgcaccaaaccaaaccaatctttttttgttttataattgtAACTCTTCGGTGCATGAGAGTTGGCCTTCAGAGTTTTATCCTAGTTGTTATGGCGAAAACGACGCCGTTCTGGTTCTGTCTGGACAGGACCCGAAGCTGATCAGCAACGTATCAATGGAGTGCAAGTATTCGGTTCTAGCACCGGTTGAAGCTTATGGAGGTGGGATTGCAGAGTCGttgagaaatgggtttgtgCTAAAATGGAAAGCCAGCAACTGTAGCATTTGCGAGGATAGTGGAGGGAACTGTGGGTTCGATGATATTATGTATCATTTCAAGTGCTTCTGCCCAGATAGGCCTTATGCTTGGAGCTGTACTAATACTACTCGTCTTGAGTATCTTCCTG GGAATAACAAAAGGGTACTAGTGATAGCATTAG TCACTTCATTTGCTGGAATTGGAGTTCTGGTCGTTATAATCTGCTACTTCTGTGGAAAGTTCTCATctaagaaaattatttatttttggaagaaaaaaactttaacCTATCAGAGTGTAGAGGCCTTTCTAAGGAAAAATGAACCACTAGCAATTAGAAGATACAGTTATTCagatataaagaaaatgactaACTCCTTTAAGGATAAATTAGGACAAGGGGGCTATGGTGGTGTATACAAGGGAAAGTTACAAGATGGTTGTTTTGTGGCTGTGAAGGTTTTGAAAGAATCAAAGGGCAATGGAGAGGAATTCCTTAACGAGGTTGCAAGCATTAGTCGGACCTCCCATGTTAATATTGTCACTCTTATGGGTTTTTGCTATGAAGAATCTAAAAGAGCTCTCATTTATGAGTTTATGCCAAATGGATCTcttgaaaaattcatatataaagaaaatccCTCAAATGCTGACCGTCAATTGGGGTGGGAAACATTATACAAGATTACAGTTGGCATTGCTCGAGGATTAGAGTACTTACATAGAGGTTGCAACACACGAATCTTGCATTTTGACATAAAGCCTCACAACATTCTTTTGGATGAAAACTTTTGTCCAAAAATTTCTGACTTTGGCCTTGCAAAAATATGCCCTAGAGAAGAGAGTGTCATATCAATGTTGGGAGCAAGAGGAACTGCAGGATATATAGCTCCAGAAGTAATTTGtagaaattttggtggggtctcCCATAAGTCAGATGTCTACAGCTATGGCATGATGGTTTTAGAAATGGTTGGGGGACGAAAGAATATTGATGTTAGTGTTGATCGTGTCAGTGAAATATATTTTCCACACTGGATTTACAAGCGCATTGAACTTGATGAAGAACTAGGACTGCAAGGCCTCATTAGCAAAGAGGATGAAGAAATTGCAAAGAAGATGATAATAGTGAGTTTGTGGTGTATACAGACTGATCCCTCTAGCCGACCATCAATCAGTAAAGTGGTGGATATGTTGGAAGGAAGCCTGGACTCCTTGCAAATTTCTCCCAAGCCTTTCTTGTCTTCCCCACCAAGAACAACTGTAGATTCTTCTACTGCAACAATGTCATTATGA
- the LOC126718779 gene encoding LEAF RUST 10 DISEASE-RESISTANCE LOCUS RECEPTOR-LIKE PROTEIN KINASE-like 2.1 isoform X4, which translates to MRQINFMPSFFSHCYHIIIIFFSLVPKKSLGAVDPYFQACSVPKTCGDGQAIRFPFYIQDKQNYSCGYPGFNLSCNNNGHPTILISNINYTIHEIFYQNETVRVSNSAFSNPNSSCIPSINSISLPGSRFDLAPNQTNLFLFYNCNSSVHESWPSEFYPSCYGENDAVLVLSGQDPKLISNVSMECKYSVLAPVEAYGGGIAESLRNGFVLKWKASNCSICEDSGGNCGFDDIMYHFKCFCPDRPYAWSCTNTTRLEYLPGNNKRVLVIALGQGGYGGVYKGKLQDGCFVAVKVLKESKGNGEEFLNEVASISRTSHVNIVTLMGFCYEESKRALIYEFMPNGSLEKFIYKENPSNADRQLGWETLYKITVGIARGLEYLHRGCNTRILHFDIKPHNILLDENFCPKISDFGLAKICPREESVISMLGARGTAGYIAPEVICRNFGGVSHKSDVYSYGMMVLEMVGGRKNIDVSVDRVSEIYFPHWIYKRIELDEELGLQGLISKEDEEIAKKMIIVSLWCIQTDPSSRPSISKVVDMLEGSLDSLQISPKPFLSSPPRTTVDSSTATMSL; encoded by the exons ATGCGTCAAATAAACTTCATGCCCTCTTTCTTCTCTCATTGTTACCATATCATTATAATCTTCTTTTCCCTTGTACCAAAAAAATCCTTAGGTGCTGTGGACCCATACTTCCAAGCCTGCAGTGTGCCCAAAACCTGTGGTGATGGGCAAGCCATAAGATTCCCATTCTACATCCAAGACAAGCAAAACTACTCTTGTGGCTACCCTGGATTCAACCTCTCTTGCAACAATAATGGCCATCCAACTATCCTCATATCCAATATCAATTACACCATCCATGAAATTTTCTACCAAAACGAGACGGTTAGAGTCTCAAACTCTGCCTTCTCCAATCCAAACTCCAGTTGTATACCTTCTATAAACAGCATATCCCTTCCGGGTAGCCGGTTCGATCTAgcaccaaaccaaaccaatctttttttgttttataattgtAACTCTTCGGTGCATGAGAGTTGGCCTTCAGAGTTTTATCCTAGTTGTTATGGCGAAAACGACGCCGTTCTGGTTCTGTCTGGACAGGACCCGAAGCTGATCAGCAACGTATCAATGGAGTGCAAGTATTCGGTTCTAGCACCGGTTGAAGCTTATGGAGGTGGGATTGCAGAGTCGttgagaaatgggtttgtgCTAAAATGGAAAGCCAGCAACTGTAGCATTTGCGAGGATAGTGGAGGGAACTGTGGGTTCGATGATATTATGTATCATTTCAAGTGCTTCTGCCCAGATAGGCCTTATGCTTGGAGCTGTACTAATACTACTCGTCTTGAGTATCTTCCTG GGAATAACAAAAGGGTACTAGTGATAGCATTAG GACAAGGGGGCTATGGTGGTGTATACAAGGGAAAGTTACAAGATGGTTGTTTTGTGGCTGTGAAGGTTTTGAAAGAATCAAAGGGCAATGGAGAGGAATTCCTTAACGAGGTTGCAAGCATTAGTCGGACCTCCCATGTTAATATTGTCACTCTTATGGGTTTTTGCTATGAAGAATCTAAAAGAGCTCTCATTTATGAGTTTATGCCAAATGGATCTcttgaaaaattcatatataaagaaaatccCTCAAATGCTGACCGTCAATTGGGGTGGGAAACATTATACAAGATTACAGTTGGCATTGCTCGAGGATTAGAGTACTTACATAGAGGTTGCAACACACGAATCTTGCATTTTGACATAAAGCCTCACAACATTCTTTTGGATGAAAACTTTTGTCCAAAAATTTCTGACTTTGGCCTTGCAAAAATATGCCCTAGAGAAGAGAGTGTCATATCAATGTTGGGAGCAAGAGGAACTGCAGGATATATAGCTCCAGAAGTAATTTGtagaaattttggtggggtctcCCATAAGTCAGATGTCTACAGCTATGGCATGATGGTTTTAGAAATGGTTGGGGGACGAAAGAATATTGATGTTAGTGTTGATCGTGTCAGTGAAATATATTTTCCACACTGGATTTACAAGCGCATTGAACTTGATGAAGAACTAGGACTGCAAGGCCTCATTAGCAAAGAGGATGAAGAAATTGCAAAGAAGATGATAATAGTGAGTTTGTGGTGTATACAGACTGATCCCTCTAGCCGACCATCAATCAGTAAAGTGGTGGATATGTTGGAAGGAAGCCTGGACTCCTTGCAAATTTCTCCCAAGCCTTTCTTGTCTTCCCCACCAAGAACAACTGTAGATTCTTCTACTGCAACAATGTCATTATGA